The window tattaatcacaGGGGGGGTTATGCACATATATTGAAAattataagggggttatatgataaaacatTAAAGTATAAGGgtattatatgataaaatataaaattatacaAGGGTTAGGGTGttatatatattatgtttatatagtTTGGTCATTTAagccattttagtttttaaacaaaggtaatttcgacattttcttaGGTTCCGTCACGGATAatcatttccgtcactttgacactttaatccaaattatgagggggttatatatagttttcaaaACTAGAGGAGGTTATGTAAAAATTAGAgcaaagtgtaatttgcccttaATTTAACATGCTCTAAAGAAGTAATGAATATGGTCATCACTGACTACGAACTAACCTGTAATGAATCCCCAGCATTAATAACTAAAGCACCTGGGATTGGTGGAATCTCTATCCACTCTTCTTTTCTGCCATCAAGTATATCTTCTTCAAGCTTTACATATAAACCTCCAACATTATCTTGCAAAAGCACAGTTAAGATGCTCATATCAGAGTGGCGCCCCACACCAACAGTCAGTTCCGGATTTGGGCAAATTGGATAGAAGTTCATGTTGACTATCTTATTGCCAATTAGTGATTCCAGTCTAGAGTCATCAAGGGTCACCCCAAGATTTCCAATTAAGATTTCCAACAGCCTTCTCACCAACTTAGAAGATAACTTCAAGTATTCAAGTGCCTCTTCCCTGAGGAAATAATCCCAAGGCCAAAAGATATATAAGTACCCTTTAAATATAATTAACAGGGCGACAAGTAATATTTAAAGAGTGACTATGGATAGACAAAGTATATGGTGAATCCTTTATTGAGAAACTAAAATCATGCTGATACTACTAAAATTGGTAACATGTAAAATCCACCATTATAAGCCAGAGAGCCCTAGCATTTAAATTTATGTAACATCAATTCAAAGTCGATCTATAATTGATGACGTCTTAAAGTAATAATGTTTCAATTTGTAGTTCTTAGCaaggttttcaaaatctatcTAAATCCCACCCAAGCTAGTTTTGAGGTTTATACTTCTAAATTGATTCTACTATAATTCTATTCCTTGTGCTATAGGAATttgaaccccccccccccccccaccaaaaaaaaaaaatcttggggTCGTAGCTCTCTCCCTAATTGGCTAATTGAGATAATCAAGAAAACTCACTTGCACACTTTAGGCCAATGCTGTTGTGCATCACCATCATTGGTGTAAACCATGCTAACAAAATCTTTCCATTCCAGAGCCTTTTCTTGCTCGGGTGCAAAGCTTGTACCATACTTCACAAAGGGACTGGGACTGACCCTCTTCAGATAAACAGCTTTAGCATCTGCTGGCTGTGCAAAAAACCGGTGTGCAGCATTTTTCAGGGACTCCAGCAGGTCGAAAGACACACCATGGTTGATCACCTGAAAGAACCCTAGTGTCTCAGCAGCTCTAACAATGGCCTCGACCACTTGATCATGGTCGGGACCATCAAGCTTTGATAAATCAATTGGGACTGATGAGAAGTGATCTTTGGAGCTTTGGACAACTTTCACAATTCGCTCAGATGGTGGTTGGATGAATCTTTCTGGTACTTTTGTAATTCCTGAATCCACCAGACCCTTGACTCCGTTGCCATCTTTCACAACAAAATCGAACAAAGAGTTGCCATCATCAAAAGTTGGTGCCATTTTGTTATGAAGGCTG is drawn from Coffea arabica cultivar ET-39 chromosome 1c, Coffea Arabica ET-39 HiFi, whole genome shotgun sequence and contains these coding sequences:
- the LOC113695710 gene encoding scopoletin 8-hydroxylase-like encodes the protein MAPTFDDGNSLFDFVVKDGNGVKGLVDSGITKVPERFIQPPSERIVKVVQSSKDHFSSVPIDLSKLDGPDHDQVVEAIVRAAETLGFFQVINHGVSFDLLESLKNAAHRFFAQPADAKAVYLKRVSPSPFVKYGTSFAPEQEKALEWKDFVSMVYTNDGDAQQHWPKVCKEEALEYLKLSSKLVRRLLEILIGNLGVTLDDSRLESLIGNKIVNMNFYPICPNPELTVGVGRHSDMSILTVLLQDNVGGLYVKLEEDILDGRKEEWIEIPPIPGALVINAGDSLQILSNGRYRSAEHGVRTTSKQSRVSIPVFNLPRPSEKIGPLPHVAEVDGGAVYREVMFEEYMSNHVGHAHDGKKSLDFVKIKAN